Proteins from a single region of Acidobacteriota bacterium:
- a CDS encoding HAMP domain-containing histidine kinase produces MALLRRNNRTLRLKAVRLYLLAVLVATLVLLGFSVVSLYEQRLRARELSTANLDDAGERLAREMEGRIALLAEDCLDPHALGMLRYDPRRADSLEELARYREFFNRRRDLHPIAQNFFLFEGARQVFPRLALPPEETPEEIAPFHAGRQNAAFLRLLAEGEQLEKSSDRARAVQAYRQAEALPVAPRLRGTALYRAARALRRAGRETEAREALRLLVSRYGDAYDGSQLPFVLGVATSEDAPLLEHPLPTVHDLYHDLLEGRWELSAAQLERVLPNLESRLGTGDTYRTDSFFLAGMKTAAGIRSHFSPERLEQPNRTYPQAFHHQDTPYQVFMTRLPQPGGEDLTVGFFLSFRWLERGLIPSYARQGAFESLRSAALVDSQQLASLGREEGETIASFQNLLPYWKLRVVSDPVPAGSGSRRELWFMALSAVMFGLILALGLFLFIQVSWDIRSFQLRSDFVSGVSHEFKTPLSLIRLYSETLADDNGEFAPEDRKNYLSIIARESARLSRLINNVLDFSRREKNLPPPAMPEGQVEEAVAQVAQDFSDYLFMKGFELRLSIQPGLPPVRHNPEQVYQMVANLIDNARKYSGASRLIRLNAWREGDEVVVEVQDNGIGISAEEKKRIFDAFYRVPGTAEKGGCGLGLYLVAQVMKDHGGKVEAESEVGQGSRFRLRFPVAKAQKTRITAVEARLKRGLES; encoded by the coding sequence ATGGCGCTCCTGAGAAGAAACAACCGCACCCTCCGCCTGAAGGCCGTCCGCCTCTACCTCCTGGCGGTGCTGGTGGCCACCCTCGTCCTGCTCGGCTTCAGCGTGGTCTCCCTCTACGAGCAGCGGCTGCGGGCCCGGGAACTCTCCACCGCGAACCTCGACGACGCCGGGGAGCGGCTGGCGCGCGAAATGGAAGGGCGCATCGCGCTTTTGGCCGAGGACTGCCTCGACCCGCACGCCCTGGGGATGCTGCGCTACGACCCGCGCAGGGCGGATTCGCTCGAGGAGCTCGCCCGCTACCGGGAATTCTTCAACCGGCGCCGCGACCTGCACCCGATCGCGCAGAATTTCTTCCTCTTCGAAGGGGCGCGCCAGGTCTTCCCCCGCCTCGCCCTGCCGCCAGAGGAAACGCCGGAGGAGATCGCGCCCTTCCATGCGGGGCGGCAGAACGCGGCCTTTTTACGCCTCCTGGCCGAAGGGGAGCAGCTGGAAAAGAGCAGCGACCGGGCCCGGGCGGTGCAGGCGTATCGCCAGGCCGAGGCCCTGCCCGTAGCCCCCCGGCTGCGCGGGACGGCGCTCTACCGCGCCGCCCGGGCGCTGCGCCGCGCCGGGCGGGAAACGGAAGCGCGGGAGGCGCTGCGGCTCCTGGTGAGCCGCTACGGAGACGCTTACGACGGCTCCCAGCTCCCTTTCGTCCTCGGCGTGGCGACGAGCGAAGACGCGCCGCTCCTCGAGCACCCCCTCCCCACCGTCCACGACCTCTACCACGACCTGCTCGAGGGGCGGTGGGAGCTGTCGGCCGCCCAGCTCGAGCGCGTCCTCCCGAACCTCGAATCGCGGCTGGGAACGGGGGACACCTACCGCACCGACTCCTTCTTCCTGGCGGGGATGAAAACGGCCGCCGGCATCCGGTCCCATTTTTCCCCCGAGCGGCTCGAGCAGCCGAACCGGACCTACCCCCAGGCCTTCCACCACCAGGACACCCCCTACCAGGTCTTCATGACGCGCCTGCCGCAGCCGGGGGGGGAGGATCTCACCGTCGGCTTCTTCCTCTCCTTCCGCTGGCTCGAGCGGGGCCTGATCCCGAGCTACGCCCGGCAGGGGGCCTTCGAGTCGCTCCGCTCGGCCGCGCTGGTCGACTCGCAGCAGCTCGCGAGCCTCGGGCGGGAGGAGGGGGAAACGATCGCCTCCTTCCAGAACCTCCTCCCCTACTGGAAGCTGCGGGTGGTGTCGGACCCCGTCCCCGCCGGCTCCGGATCGCGGCGCGAACTCTGGTTCATGGCGCTTTCGGCGGTGATGTTCGGCCTGATCCTGGCCCTCGGCCTCTTCCTCTTCATCCAGGTGTCGTGGGACATCCGCTCCTTCCAGCTCCGCTCCGACTTCGTGAGCGGGGTTTCGCACGAGTTCAAGACCCCGCTCAGCCTGATCCGCCTCTACAGCGAAACGCTGGCGGACGACAACGGGGAGTTCGCGCCCGAGGACCGGAAGAATTACCTCAGCATCATCGCCCGCGAGAGCGCGCGCCTGAGCCGGCTGATCAACAACGTGCTCGATTTTTCCCGCCGGGAGAAGAACCTCCCCCCGCCCGCCATGCCCGAGGGGCAGGTCGAAGAGGCGGTGGCGCAGGTGGCCCAGGATTTCAGCGACTACCTGTTCATGAAGGGATTCGAGCTCCGCCTCTCGATCCAGCCCGGCCTGCCCCCGGTGCGGCACAACCCGGAGCAGGTCTACCAGATGGTGGCGAACCTGATCGACAACGCGCGCAAGTATTCGGGCGCCTCCCGCCTGATCCGGCTCAACGCCTGGCGCGAGGGGGACGAGGTGGTCGTGGAAGTGCAGGATAACGGGATCGGGATTTCGGCCGAAGAGAAGAAGCGGATCTTCGACGCCTTCTACCGGGTCCCGGGGACGGCTGAAAAAGGAGGGTGCGGCCTGGGGCTCTACCTCGTGGCCCAGGTCATGAAAGACCACGGGGGGAAAGTCGAGGC